From a region of the Mycolicibacterium sp. MU0050 genome:
- a CDS encoding Rv0340 family IniB-related protein: MANELLDFVMSLVRDPEVAARYAADPAGTLADANLANVTSVDVDNLIPVVSDSLSMATPSFGATAVPIDDSVWTSGAAAQAVEAFDGLDAFAPPVPETGLAGFEDVPAGVIDSPQVPAVADAAQFSQVSDLIDEPDLAAVGDADVAEPVSWDQGVIDSPMSGAQGPADEAPGFDLF, from the coding sequence ATGGCCAACGAGTTGCTCGACTTCGTGATGTCGTTGGTGCGTGATCCCGAGGTGGCCGCGCGGTATGCCGCCGACCCGGCCGGCACCCTCGCCGACGCCAACCTGGCCAATGTGACCAGCGTCGATGTCGACAATCTCATCCCGGTGGTGTCGGACTCGCTGTCGATGGCCACCCCGTCCTTCGGTGCCACCGCGGTACCGATCGACGACAGCGTGTGGACCAGCGGAGCGGCCGCCCAGGCCGTGGAGGCCTTCGACGGTCTCGACGCGTTTGCGCCGCCGGTCCCGGAGACCGGTCTCGCCGGTTTCGAGGACGTGCCGGCGGGCGTCATCGACAGCCCGCAGGTGCCGGCCGTCGCGGATGCGGCGCAGTTCAGCCAGGTCTCCGACCTGATCGACGAGCCGGATCTGGCGGCCGTCGGGGATGCCGACGTTGCGGAGCCGGTCAGCTGGGACCAGGGCGTCATCGATTCGCCGATGTCGGGCGCGCAGGGTCCCGCCGACGAGGCGCCGGGCTTCGATCTGTTCTGA
- a CDS encoding dynamin-like GTPase family protein, protein MTQANSAPANQAPDPRRVKVIVELIDHTSAIAELNDRADLRQRLATARARIGDPQIRVVIAGQLKQGKSQLLNSLLNMPVARVGDDETTALVTIVTYGEQPSARLVVAPAPGGTEPEVIPIPIDDIKHDLRRAPQAGGREVLRVEVSAPSPLLKGGLAFVDTPGVGGHGQPHLSATLGLLPDADAMLMVSDTSQEFTEPEMRFIRQAYEICPVGVVIATKTDLYPYWRQIVETNTAHLQRAGMPIPMIPASALLRSHAVQLNDKELNEESNFPAIVRFLSEQVLSRENDRVRDQVLAELSSAAEHLTLAVNAELSAINDPEDVRRLTEDLERRKQEAQDALQHTALWQQVLNDGIADLTADVDHDLRARFRAIVAHTEGVIDSCDPTQHWAEIGTEVEDAVATAVGDNFVWAYQRAEALAQEVARTFVEAGLDAVKMPHVSAREMGAGFDGLKSLARLEAQPIGIGHKALTSMRGSYGGVLMFGMLTSVAGLGMFNPISLGAGLLLGRKSYREDMDNRMMRVRTEAKTNVRRFVDDVSFAVGKESRDRLKGIQRQLRDHYREIANQTTRSLNESLQATIASAQLEENERNARVRELQRQLNILGQVSDNIEKLRAPTR, encoded by the coding sequence GTGACACAGGCCAACAGCGCGCCGGCGAATCAGGCGCCGGATCCGCGCCGGGTGAAGGTGATCGTCGAGCTGATCGACCACACCAGCGCGATCGCGGAGCTCAACGACCGCGCCGACCTGCGGCAGCGCCTGGCGACCGCGCGCGCCCGGATCGGCGACCCGCAGATCCGGGTGGTCATCGCCGGGCAGCTCAAACAGGGCAAGAGCCAGCTGCTGAACTCCCTGCTGAACATGCCGGTGGCGCGCGTCGGCGACGACGAGACCACGGCCCTGGTCACCATCGTCACCTACGGCGAGCAGCCGTCGGCGCGGCTGGTGGTCGCCCCCGCGCCCGGCGGCACCGAACCCGAGGTCATCCCCATCCCGATCGACGACATCAAGCACGATCTGCGGCGCGCGCCGCAGGCCGGCGGCCGCGAGGTGCTGCGCGTCGAGGTCAGCGCCCCCAGCCCGCTGCTCAAGGGCGGCCTGGCCTTCGTCGACACTCCCGGCGTCGGCGGTCACGGGCAGCCCCACCTGTCGGCCACGCTGGGCCTGCTGCCCGACGCCGACGCGATGCTGATGGTCAGCGACACCAGCCAGGAATTCACCGAACCGGAGATGCGGTTCATCCGCCAGGCCTACGAGATCTGCCCGGTGGGGGTGGTGATCGCCACCAAGACCGACCTGTACCCGTACTGGCGGCAGATCGTGGAGACCAACACCGCGCATCTACAGCGGGCCGGGATGCCGATCCCGATGATCCCCGCCTCGGCGCTGCTGCGCAGCCACGCGGTGCAGCTCAACGACAAGGAACTCAACGAGGAGTCGAACTTCCCGGCGATCGTCCGGTTCCTCTCCGAGCAGGTGCTGTCCCGGGAGAACGACCGGGTGCGCGATCAGGTGCTGGCCGAACTCAGTTCGGCCGCAGAGCATTTGACGCTGGCGGTCAACGCCGAGCTGTCGGCGATCAACGATCCCGAGGACGTGCGTCGCCTCACCGAGGACCTCGAGCGACGCAAGCAGGAGGCGCAGGACGCGCTGCAGCACACCGCGCTGTGGCAGCAGGTGCTCAACGACGGGATCGCCGATCTGACCGCCGACGTCGACCACGACCTGCGGGCGCGCTTCCGGGCTATCGTGGCCCACACCGAGGGCGTCATCGACTCGTGCGACCCCACCCAGCATTGGGCCGAGATCGGCACCGAGGTCGAGGACGCCGTCGCCACCGCCGTCGGCGACAACTTCGTCTGGGCGTACCAGCGGGCCGAGGCGCTGGCCCAGGAGGTGGCGCGGACGTTCGTCGAGGCCGGCCTGGACGCGGTGAAGATGCCGCATGTCAGTGCCCGCGAGATGGGCGCCGGCTTCGACGGATTGAAGTCGCTGGCGCGGCTGGAGGCCCAGCCGATCGGGATCGGGCACAAGGCGCTGACCAGCATGCGTGGCTCCTACGGCGGCGTGCTGATGTTCGGCATGCTCACCTCGGTGGCCGGCCTGGGCATGTTCAACCCGATCTCGTTGGGGGCCGGTCTGCTGCTGGGCCGCAAGTCCTACCGGGAGGACATGGACAACCGGATGATGCGCGTGCGCACCGAGGCCAAGACCAACGTGCGCCGGTTCGTCGACGACGTGTCGTTCGCGGTGGGCAAGGAATCCCGCGACCGGCTCAAGGGCATCCAGCGTCAGCTGCGCGACCACTACCGCGAGATCGCCAACCAGACCACCCGCTCGCTCAACGAGTCGTTGCAGGCCACCATCGCCTCGGCGCAGCTCGAGGAGAACGAACGCAACGCGCGGGTCCGGGAGCTGCAGCGGCAGCTGAACATTCTCGGCCAGGTCAGCGACAACATCGAGAAGCTGCGCGCGCCGACGCGTTAG
- a CDS encoding IniB N-terminal domain-containing protein, with protein sequence MINVIDWILNLFRDEDAARSFVAAPEAAMRDAGLAGLSAAQLSTVAATAVPSMMLGGGDPVVGLQRAVSNHYGFSPANDYSAAANLLSPTWAPSPTFAPDTDLASHNNTDLASHNQTPIMSPNQDAGANAQQGAFNLGFGDITLGNKTTTTATDGAVVIDGDNRGDIVTGDGAVLGNNNDVLNGDVWAGSGSNVNIGDGRIDDDGVTNTGSGSVITDNEGPVFQDVDASGGHGGNAGSGSGGLIDIGLGGDSTQGGNAGGGGIVIVSDKTTSNVVGGDQTQVGGNAGSGNSSDTSVYTQTEVATTTTTSVADYSDHSQTEVYDNSSEHSASLFDNSRETSATNSALDTGHEASLGSGNSMLGF encoded by the coding sequence ATGATCAACGTGATCGACTGGATCCTGAACCTGTTCCGCGACGAGGATGCGGCTCGCTCATTCGTCGCCGCCCCCGAGGCGGCCATGCGCGACGCCGGCCTGGCCGGGCTGTCCGCCGCCCAGCTGTCGACCGTGGCCGCCACCGCGGTGCCGAGCATGATGCTCGGCGGCGGCGACCCCGTCGTCGGCCTGCAGCGGGCGGTATCGAACCACTACGGTTTCTCCCCGGCCAACGACTACTCGGCCGCGGCCAACCTGCTGTCGCCGACCTGGGCGCCGTCGCCGACGTTCGCCCCGGACACCGACCTGGCCAGCCACAACAACACGGACCTGGCCAGCCACAACCAGACCCCGATCATGAGCCCCAACCAGGACGCCGGCGCCAACGCCCAGCAGGGTGCGTTCAACCTCGGCTTCGGTGACATCACCCTGGGCAACAAGACCACCACCACCGCCACCGACGGCGCCGTGGTGATCGACGGGGACAATCGCGGCGACATCGTCACCGGCGACGGGGCCGTCCTGGGCAACAACAACGACGTGCTCAACGGCGACGTCTGGGCCGGCAGCGGCTCCAACGTCAACATCGGCGACGGCCGCATCGACGACGACGGCGTCACCAACACCGGCAGCGGTTCGGTGATCACCGACAACGAGGGCCCGGTCTTCCAGGACGTCGACGCCAGCGGCGGCCACGGCGGTAACGCCGGCAGCGGCAGCGGCGGGCTGATCGACATCGGCCTGGGCGGCGACAGCACCCAGGGTGGCAACGCCGGCGGTGGCGGCATCGTCATCGTCAGCGACAAGACCACCAGCAACGTCGTCGGCGGGGACCAGACCCAGGTGGGCGGCAACGCGGGCAGCGGGAACTCGTCGGACACCTCGGTGTACACCCAGACCGAGGTCGCCACGACGACCACCACGTCGGTGGCCGACTACTCGGATCACTCGCAGACCGAGGTGTACGACAACTCGTCGGAGCACAGCGCCTCGCTGTTCGACAACAGCCGCGAGACCTCGGCGACCAACAGTGCGCTCGACACCGGCCACGAGGCGTCGCTCGGATCCGGCAACAGCATGCTCGGTTTCTGA
- a CDS encoding Hsp70 family protein: MSDVLGLSIGQTNLGATRTARPPVSRRAVLTLFGHRPAEVGVPSENPNLTEPGLIMWGFVERVGDPVPLIAQDGSSHRGDALTAEALEAMARAVGGPAPSKITVAVPAHWGPAVVGALRAALRTKPALFSDGAPPELVSDAATALAALQTGPGLPDGGVIALCDFGGTGTTLALADAGQGLSPVGEVVRYGEFSGDQIDQAILGHVLAGLQESGDADPAGTAAVGSLTQLRAECRQAKERLSAEPSAVIPVALPGRTTDVRITRAELESLIEAPLGAFLDALGDTLERNRIPAAQLSAVATVGGGAAIPLITQRLSELLRVPVVTMPQPGLTAAAGAAVIAERGPSPDAPTGMAQTPDLADLPTGLAPAAWAAGAAGAAATESATDGSPSATFRALAWSQDDDGSAEPVPYSGEDYTFEHAASARPPVEFERDDTDLLGSDGAEPPPLPWYKRPPVLFGAAAAALLAVTGVGFTLTGNSTDSEPVTVKTTLPTSETRTTVITGPDGEPTVSTTVVPPPPPPETTTTPPSPEPTTTTTTTSPTTTTTTTTTTTTTTTTPPTTTTTRPTTTTPPPTTTTPPPTTTQEPPPTTTQAPPPTTDDPIIDDGAAGGDDPIDGE, from the coding sequence ATGAGTGACGTGCTGGGCCTGTCGATCGGCCAGACCAATCTGGGGGCCACGCGCACGGCGCGCCCGCCGGTGAGCCGGCGGGCGGTGCTCACCCTGTTCGGGCACCGGCCCGCCGAAGTCGGGGTGCCCAGCGAGAACCCCAACCTCACCGAGCCGGGCCTGATCATGTGGGGCTTCGTCGAGCGGGTCGGCGACCCGGTCCCGCTGATCGCCCAGGACGGGTCGTCACACCGCGGCGACGCCCTGACGGCCGAGGCGCTGGAGGCCATGGCCCGCGCCGTCGGCGGTCCCGCGCCGAGCAAGATCACCGTGGCGGTGCCCGCGCACTGGGGACCCGCCGTCGTCGGCGCGTTGCGCGCCGCCCTGCGCACCAAACCCGCGTTGTTCTCCGACGGGGCGCCCCCCGAGCTGGTCTCCGACGCCGCGACGGCGCTGGCCGCCCTGCAGACCGGCCCCGGCCTGCCCGACGGCGGCGTGATCGCGCTGTGCGACTTCGGCGGCACCGGCACAACCTTGGCGCTGGCCGACGCCGGGCAGGGCCTCTCCCCCGTCGGCGAAGTGGTGCGGTACGGCGAGTTCTCCGGGGACCAGATCGATCAGGCGATCCTGGGCCACGTGCTGGCGGGCCTGCAGGAGTCCGGCGACGCCGACCCGGCGGGCACCGCGGCGGTCGGCTCGCTGACGCAGCTGCGCGCGGAATGCCGGCAGGCCAAGGAGCGCCTGTCCGCCGAGCCCTCCGCGGTGATCCCGGTGGCGCTGCCCGGCCGCACCACCGATGTCCGGATCACCCGCGCCGAGCTCGAAAGTCTCATCGAAGCCCCGCTGGGCGCCTTCCTCGACGCCCTCGGGGACACCTTGGAGCGCAACCGGATTCCGGCCGCGCAGCTTTCCGCGGTGGCCACCGTCGGCGGCGGCGCCGCGATCCCGCTGATCACCCAGCGGCTCTCGGAACTGCTGCGGGTTCCCGTCGTCACGATGCCGCAGCCGGGGCTGACCGCGGCCGCGGGCGCGGCCGTCATCGCCGAGCGCGGCCCCTCCCCCGACGCGCCGACCGGGATGGCGCAGACCCCCGACCTCGCCGACCTGCCCACCGGACTGGCGCCGGCCGCCTGGGCCGCCGGGGCGGCCGGGGCCGCGGCCACCGAGTCCGCCACCGACGGGTCCCCGTCGGCGACGTTCCGGGCGCTGGCCTGGTCGCAGGACGACGACGGCAGCGCCGAACCGGTGCCGTACTCCGGAGAGGACTACACCTTCGAGCACGCGGCCAGCGCGCGCCCGCCGGTCGAATTCGAGCGCGACGACACCGACCTCCTCGGCTCCGATGGCGCCGAGCCCCCGCCGCTGCCCTGGTACAAGCGCCCGCCGGTGCTGTTCGGGGCCGCCGCCGCCGCGCTCCTGGCGGTCACGGGCGTCGGCTTCACGTTGACCGGCAATTCCACCGACAGTGAACCGGTGACCGTCAAGACCACCCTGCCGACCTCCGAGACGCGCACCACGGTGATCACCGGCCCCGACGGCGAACCCACGGTGTCGACGACGGTGGTGCCCCCGCCTCCGCCGCCGGAGACCACGACCACCCCGCCTTCGCCGGAACCCACCACGACGACGACCACGACGTCGCCCACCACCACGACGACGACAACGACAACGACGACCACCACCACCACGACCCCACCCACGACCACGACCACGCGGCCGACGACCACGACACCGCCGCCCACCACGACGACGCCCCCGCCGACGACAACGCAGGAACCGCCGCCGACCACCACCCAGGCGCCGCCCCCGACCACCGACGATCCGATCATCGACGACGGTGCCGCCGGCGGCGACGACCCGATCGACGGCGAGTAG
- a CDS encoding LLM class F420-dependent oxidoreductase, translating to MDFRVFVEPQQGASYSDQLAVAKAAESLGYSAFFRSDHYLAMSGDGLPGPTDSWVTLAGLARETSTIRLGTMVSSATFRHPGPLAISVAQVDDMSAGRIELGLGTGWFEAEHTAYGIPFPSLRERFDRLAEQLDIVTGLWATPTGETFDYAGTHYTVADSPALPKPVQAPHPPIIIGGKGAKRTPALAAEHAAEFNVPFDSLEVIKTQYGRVAEAVAAAGRDADSMTYSACFVVAAGRDDAEVARRADAIGRELDELRTNTPLVGTPDEIVDRLGPFAEAGVTRVYLQVLDLADLDHLELFAEGVVAQLR from the coding sequence TCCGATCAGCTCGCCGTCGCCAAAGCCGCAGAGTCGCTGGGATATTCGGCGTTCTTCCGGTCCGACCACTACCTGGCGATGAGCGGCGACGGGCTGCCCGGACCCACCGATTCCTGGGTCACGCTGGCCGGGCTGGCGCGCGAGACCAGCACCATCCGGCTGGGCACCATGGTGAGTTCGGCCACCTTCCGCCACCCCGGACCGTTGGCCATCTCGGTGGCCCAGGTCGACGACATGAGCGCCGGGCGCATCGAGCTGGGCCTGGGCACCGGCTGGTTCGAGGCCGAGCACACCGCCTACGGAATCCCGTTCCCGTCCCTGCGCGAACGCTTCGACCGCCTCGCCGAGCAGCTCGACATCGTCACCGGGCTGTGGGCCACCCCGACCGGCGAGACGTTCGACTACGCCGGCACCCACTACACCGTCGCGGACTCGCCGGCGCTGCCCAAGCCGGTGCAGGCCCCGCACCCGCCGATCATCATCGGCGGCAAGGGCGCCAAGCGCACCCCCGCGCTGGCGGCCGAACACGCCGCGGAGTTCAACGTGCCGTTCGATTCGCTGGAGGTCATCAAGACCCAGTACGGCCGGGTCGCCGAGGCGGTCGCCGCCGCCGGACGCGACGCGGACTCCATGACCTACTCCGCGTGCTTCGTGGTGGCCGCCGGCCGCGACGACGCCGAGGTGGCCCGCCGGGCCGACGCCATCGGCCGTGAGCTCGACGAACTGCGCACCAACACCCCGTTGGTCGGCACCCCCGATGAGATCGTCGACCGGCTCGGTCCGTTCGCCGAGGCGGGGGTGACGCGGGTCTACCTGCAGGTGCTCGATCTGGCCGACCTCGATCATCTGGAACTGTTTGCCGAAGGTGTCGTCGCGCAGCTGCGCTGA
- the iniR gene encoding isoniazid response ATPase/transcriptional regulator IniR, which yields MAPAVTEIPPAARDIVGVFADEPGKLLVTGGIGTGKTATLLALREALRANGIEISTTPPARPAPTSAALVIDDAEELSDDELAALTEAARTPGTTVVVACLPCEQRPALRELIATIERDRPRVVLGPLSRIEISRRHDNQDVEVISTIQAATAGLPFLVDAVSPTEKIGQTSYLVLVDRLRRADEELLEAMLIGSLSPGLGPADLAAALRIAPDAAREVTDRAHATGLLDAALGADFVATVHRAVAQILGAARHHEIETDLLRTQLEMSTLSPDLALQLAEHGMREPGLAAVLAEAAAAAAPAEAVRLYRAAVDAGADALSAPLADALAHSGDCTAAATLADTLLSGADPAARATGVRVAAAVAMHDGHTDQAAELFGWLGPESSVGAAAALALAAAGELPAAREALAGGPGGPPTSGARAARNLAEGLLMTFEGPYEAAAARLGQSIGGPPAREAAPERPVAVIALAAMHSGDPVRARSVLARAVHTAADAPDPLFDHRHRLLQAWLKMQDGQLAAAAAEVAALPHAELHRRDALWWSALQTGLARRNGDTGALQQHWYAGVEVLAESSVDLFNLLPLGELWVAAARMRQQDRLAHPLEQAFALLARLGDPVAWSLPLRWAGVHAGILANAPEAVAPHGQALGAAASASGFARALAQAGRAWLRVLARQVDLDDVAAAARGLAQYGLGWDATRLAGQAALQTPDPRVSSTMLQIARDLKLASGQDAAAPAEPDPSPGESAGTPARPTATPAGVLSEREREVAELLLLGMPYRDIGAQLFISAKTVEHHVARIRRRLGAESRSEMLSMLRAMLVPQG from the coding sequence TTGGCCCCAGCCGTGACCGAGATCCCCCCGGCCGCAAGGGACATCGTCGGGGTCTTCGCCGACGAGCCGGGCAAGTTGCTCGTCACCGGCGGCATCGGGACCGGCAAGACCGCCACGCTGCTTGCCCTCCGGGAAGCTCTGCGCGCCAACGGCATCGAGATCAGCACCACGCCGCCGGCACGGCCCGCGCCGACGTCGGCAGCCCTGGTCATCGACGATGCCGAGGAACTGTCCGACGACGAACTCGCGGCGCTCACCGAGGCCGCCCGCACCCCCGGCACCACCGTGGTCGTCGCGTGTCTGCCGTGCGAGCAACGCCCGGCCCTGCGCGAGCTGATCGCGACCATCGAACGGGATCGCCCGCGGGTGGTGCTCGGTCCGCTGTCCCGCATCGAGATCAGCCGCCGCCACGACAATCAGGACGTCGAGGTGATCAGCACCATCCAGGCCGCCACCGCGGGGTTGCCCTTCCTCGTCGACGCCGTCTCCCCGACCGAAAAAATCGGGCAGACAAGCTATCTGGTGTTGGTCGATCGGTTACGCCGGGCCGACGAGGAATTGCTCGAGGCCATGCTGATCGGTTCGCTGAGTCCCGGTCTGGGGCCGGCGGACCTCGCCGCCGCGCTGCGGATCGCCCCCGACGCGGCGCGCGAGGTCACCGACCGGGCCCACGCGACGGGATTGTTGGACGCCGCCCTCGGCGCGGACTTCGTCGCAACCGTGCATCGCGCCGTCGCTCAGATCCTGGGCGCCGCGCGTCATCACGAAATCGAGACCGACCTGCTGCGCACGCAGCTCGAAATGTCCACGCTGTCCCCCGATCTCGCGCTGCAGCTGGCCGAGCACGGCATGCGCGAGCCCGGTCTGGCCGCGGTGCTGGCCGAGGCCGCGGCCGCCGCTGCGCCGGCCGAGGCCGTCCGGCTGTACCGCGCCGCCGTCGACGCCGGCGCCGATGCGCTCTCGGCCCCGTTGGCCGACGCGCTGGCCCACTCCGGCGACTGCACCGCCGCCGCGACGCTGGCCGACACGCTGCTGTCCGGCGCGGACCCCGCCGCGCGCGCCACCGGAGTGCGGGTGGCCGCCGCCGTGGCGATGCACGACGGGCACACCGACCAGGCCGCGGAACTGTTCGGCTGGCTGGGACCCGAATCCTCGGTGGGCGCGGCGGCGGCGCTGGCCCTGGCCGCGGCCGGGGAATTGCCGGCCGCCCGGGAGGCGCTGGCCGGTGGCCCCGGCGGGCCGCCCACCTCCGGTGCGCGCGCCGCCCGCAATCTGGCCGAGGGCCTGCTGATGACCTTCGAGGGTCCCTACGAGGCGGCCGCGGCACGTCTGGGGCAGTCCATCGGCGGCCCGCCGGCCCGCGAGGCGGCGCCTGAGCGCCCCGTGGCAGTCATCGCGCTGGCCGCGATGCATTCCGGGGACCCGGTCCGGGCCCGCAGCGTGCTGGCCCGCGCGGTCCACACCGCCGCGGACGCACCCGACCCGCTGTTCGATCACCGGCACCGGCTCCTGCAGGCCTGGCTGAAGATGCAGGATGGCCAGCTGGCGGCCGCGGCCGCCGAGGTGGCCGCTCTTCCGCACGCCGAGTTGCACCGTCGTGACGCACTGTGGTGGTCCGCGCTGCAGACCGGCCTGGCCCGGCGCAATGGTGATACCGGCGCGCTGCAGCAGCACTGGTACGCGGGTGTGGAGGTGTTGGCCGAGTCCTCGGTGGACCTGTTCAACCTGTTGCCGCTGGGCGAGTTGTGGGTCGCCGCGGCCCGGATGCGCCAGCAGGACCGCCTTGCCCATCCGCTGGAGCAAGCCTTCGCGCTGTTGGCCCGGCTGGGTGATCCGGTCGCGTGGTCGCTGCCGCTGCGGTGGGCGGGCGTGCACGCGGGGATCCTGGCCAACGCGCCGGAGGCGGTGGCGCCGCACGGTCAGGCGCTCGGCGCGGCCGCCTCGGCCAGCGGGTTCGCCCGCGCGCTGGCGCAGGCCGGTCGGGCCTGGCTGCGGGTGCTCGCCCGGCAGGTCGATCTCGACGACGTCGCGGCGGCCGCCCGGGGCCTGGCCCAGTACGGCCTGGGATGGGACGCCACCCGGCTGGCGGGGCAGGCGGCGTTGCAGACGCCGGACCCGCGGGTGTCGAGCACCATGCTGCAGATCGCTCGGGACCTGAAGCTGGCGTCCGGACAGGACGCCGCCGCCCCGGCCGAGCCCGACCCGTCCCCGGGCGAGTCCGCCGGCACCCCGGCGCGCCCGACGGCGACCCCGGCCGGCGTGCTGTCCGAACGCGAGCGCGAGGTTGCCGAACTGTTGCTGCTGGGGATGCCGTACCGCGATATCGGGGCCCAGTTGTTCATCTCGGCGAAGACCGTCGAGCACCACGTCGCCCGGATCCGGCGCCGGCTGGGCGCCGAATCGCGGTCCGAAATGTTGTCGATGTTGCGGGCGATGCTGGTGCCGCAGGGCTGA
- a CDS encoding dynamin-like GTPase family protein, translating to MSTSDQVRAILGGTIRAYQGEPAYRQRPDVFNELNRIGWQLNQPIRIALAGTLKAGKSTLVNALVGENIAPTDATEATRIVTWFRHGPTPKVTANYYGGRRANVPISRDAEDGGLTFDLAALDPAEVAGLDVEWPATELIDTTIIDTPGTSSLSRDVSERTLRLLVPEDGVPRVDAVVFLLRTLNAADIALLKQIGELVGGAAGALGVIGVASRADEIGAGRIDAMLSAKDVAQRFTREMDKTGICQAVVPVSGLLALTARTLRQSEFVALEKLAGTDAAELNKAMLSVDRFVREDDSLPVDAATRAALLDRFGMFGIRISIAVLRSGVTDSVGLADELLERSGLVALRDVIDQQFAQRSEQLKAHTAMLALRRFVEVHPIRATPYIIADIDPLLADTHAFEELRLLSQLRSRPTTLNDDEIVSLRRIIGGSGTDAASRLGLTPEEPYDGPRAAFAAAQRWRRRAEHPLNDPFTTRACRAAVRSAEALVAMFAARGY from the coding sequence ATGAGCACGAGCGATCAGGTGCGCGCGATCTTGGGCGGCACAATCCGCGCCTACCAGGGCGAACCCGCCTATCGGCAGCGCCCGGACGTGTTCAACGAGCTCAACCGGATCGGCTGGCAGCTCAACCAGCCGATCCGCATCGCCCTGGCCGGAACGCTCAAGGCGGGCAAGTCGACGTTGGTGAACGCGCTGGTCGGGGAGAACATCGCCCCCACGGATGCCACCGAGGCCACCCGGATCGTCACGTGGTTCCGGCACGGCCCCACCCCGAAGGTCACCGCCAACTACTACGGCGGCCGCCGCGCCAATGTCCCGATCAGCAGGGACGCCGAGGACGGCGGCCTGACGTTCGACCTCGCCGCCCTCGACCCCGCCGAGGTCGCCGGCCTGGACGTGGAGTGGCCCGCCACCGAACTGATCGACACCACCATCATCGACACGCCGGGGACGTCGTCGCTGTCCCGCGACGTCTCCGAGCGGACGCTGCGGCTGCTGGTGCCCGAGGACGGCGTGCCGCGCGTCGACGCGGTGGTGTTCCTGCTGCGGACCCTCAACGCCGCGGACATCGCGCTGCTCAAGCAGATCGGCGAGTTGGTCGGCGGCGCGGCGGGCGCGCTCGGGGTGATCGGGGTGGCCTCGCGGGCCGACGAGATCGGCGCCGGCCGGATCGACGCGATGCTCTCGGCGAAGGACGTCGCGCAGCGGTTCACCCGCGAGATGGACAAGACGGGCATCTGTCAGGCCGTCGTGCCGGTGTCCGGGCTGCTGGCGTTGACCGCGCGAACCCTGCGCCAGAGCGAGTTCGTGGCGCTGGAGAAGCTCGCCGGCACCGACGCCGCGGAGCTGAACAAGGCCATGCTCAGCGTCGATCGCTTTGTGCGGGAGGACGACTCGCTGCCCGTCGACGCCGCGACCAGGGCGGCCCTGCTGGACCGGTTCGGGATGTTCGGCATCCGGATCTCGATCGCGGTGTTGCGTTCCGGTGTCACCGATTCGGTGGGCCTGGCCGACGAACTGCTCGAGCGCAGCGGCCTGGTGGCGCTGCGGGACGTCATCGATCAGCAGTTCGCGCAGCGCTCCGAACAGCTCAAGGCGCACACCGCGATGCTGGCGTTGCGCCGATTCGTCGAGGTGCACCCGATCCGGGCGACGCCGTACATCATCGCCGACATCGATCCGCTGCTGGCCGACACGCACGCCTTCGAGGAACTACGGCTGCTGAGCCAACTACGTTCGCGGCCAACCACTTTGAACGACGACGAGATCGTGTCGCTGCGCCGGATCATCGGCGGTTCGGGCACCGACGCCGCCAGTCGCCTGGGGCTGACCCCCGAGGAGCCCTACGACGGGCCGCGGGCGGCGTTCGCGGCGGCCCAGCGGTGGCGCCGCCGGGCCGAGCATCCGCTCAACGACCCGTTCACCACCCGTGCCTGCCGGGCGGCCGTGCGCAGCGCCGAGGCGCTGGTGGCCATGTTCGCCGCGCGCGGCTACTGA